The following is a genomic window from Sedimenticola thiotaurini.
TGGCCGAAGCCGCATAAAAAAAGGGTGCCCGCAGGCACCCTTTCATGCAGCAGCACCGATCCCGGTCAGCTGATTTTCGGATCCAGCTCGCCCTTTTCATACAGACCGAACATGGTCTCGAGAGATTTGGCGCGGATCTTTGAGGCGTGACCACTGCAACCAAACGCTTCGTAGCGGGCTTTGCAGATCTCCTTCATGCCCTGGGTGGCCTCCTTCAGGAACTTACGCGGATCAAAGTTGGAGGGGTTCTCCTGCAGGTGCCGGCGAATCGAACCGGTCGATGCCATGCGCAGGTCGGTGTCGATATTGACCTTGCGCACACCGTGCTTGATACCTTCAACAATCTCTTCAACCGGTACACCATAGGTCTGCCCCATGTCACCACCGAAGTTGTTGATAATGGCCAGCCACTCCTGCGGCACCGAGGAGGAGCCGTGCATCACCAGATGGGTGTTGGGAATGCGCTGATGGATCTCCTTGATCCGGTCGATGCGGAGTACTTCACCGGTCGGTTTCTTGGTGAACTTGTAGGCACCGTGGGAGGTACCGATGGCGATGGCCAGGGCGTCCACCTGGGTCTGCTTGACAAAATCAGCCGCCTGTTCGGGATCGGTCAGCAGCTGGTCCATATCCAGCTTACCCTCAGCACCGATGCCGTCCTCTTCACCCGCTTCACCGGTCTCCAGGGAGCCGAGACAACCCAGCTCACCCTCGACAGATACGCCACCGGCGTGAGCCATCTCCACCACCCGCCGGGTCACATCCACGTTGTACTCGTAGGATGAGGGGGTCTTGCCATCGGTCATCAGGGACCCATCCATCATGACCGACGAGAAACCGGACTGGATGGAGCGCAGGCAGACTGCCGGGGAGGTGCCATGATCCTGGTGCATAACGATGGGGATGTGCGGATAAGCCTCCAGGGCCGCCAGGATCAGGTGCCGCAGGAAGGTCTCGCCGGCGTAGGCACGCGCCCCTGCCGAACCCTGCATGATGACCGGGCTGTCGGTTTCATCAGCCGCCTGCATGATGGCGTGAACCTGCTCCATATTGTTGACGTTGAACGCCGGCATACCGAACTGGTGGTCAGCGGCATAGTCCAGCAGCTGTCGCATGGAAATAAGAGGCATTGTGTTCTCCTTCTCTAGATGATGTCTTATGTAATCCGCCGGACGATAACCCGCCCGTGTAATAAATCAAGCGCCGGGGGTGCACATCTTTTCCAGACCCTGCGGTCATCCCGGACGCGTTATTCTCATGAGGGCATCTTCACTATGCCCATCCTGTCCACTGTTATCCCATTCAGGCCGGGTCGGCAGTATGTTCACCGACACGCAGAATTTTCATCACGTTGGTGCCACCCATCACCCCGTTGGTATCACCTTTGGTGATGATCAGCAGATCGCCGTTGCGCACCGCGCCCCGCTGCAGCATCTCATCCACGATCGCCTTGTTGATATCCTGAGCGTCGCCATTGGCCACATCGAAACTGACCGGATAGACACCCCGGAACAGGGTCACTTTGCGCCGGGTCCCTACGTGGGAAGTGAGGGCATAAATCGGAATCCCGGAACTGATACGGGACATCCACATGGGCGTATAGCCGGTCTCGGTCCAGGCCGCGATAGCCGCCACATTCAGGTGGTTGGCAGTATACATGGCGGCCATGGCGATGGCCTCATCAATACGGCCGAACACGCTGTTGAGACGGTGATGGGACTTGCGCACCTTGCGCTGCTTCTCCGCCTCGCGGCAGATCTTGCTCATCGCCTCCACGGTCTGTACCGGGTAGTGGCCGGCGGCGGTCTCCGCCGACAGCATCACCGCATCGGTACCGTCCAGCACCGCATTGGCCACGTCAAACACTTCGGCCCGGGTCGGGATCGGATGTTCGATCATCGACTCCATCATCTGGGTGGCGGTAATCGCCACCTTGTTGCGTGAACGGGCCAGGCGAATCAGCCGCTTCTGTACCGCCGGCAGTTCGGCATCACCAATCTCGACTCCCAGGTCGCCCCGGGCGATCATGATCGCCTCGGACGCCTCGACAATCTCTTCGATCACCTCCAGCGCCTCAGCCCGCTCCACCTTGGAGACGATACCGCCCTCGCCGCCCGCCTCCCGCAGCAGCGCCCTGGCCTGGTTCACATCCTCGGCGCTGCGCACGAAGGAGACCGCCAGGTAGTCCGCCTCGATACTGGCGGCAAAACGGATATCCTCCTTGTCCTTGTCGGTCAGCGCCGGGGCGGAGAGCCCACCCCCCTGCTTGTTGATGCCCTTGCTGTTGGAGAGTTCGCCACCGGTCTCCACCTTGCAGTCGATCTCGGTCTCGCTCACCTCGTTGACCCAGAGCACAATAGCCCCGTCGGCCAGTACCAGGGTATCGCCCCGTTTCACATCCTTTATCAGTTCAGGAAAGGTGAGTCCGACCCGCTCCTGATTGCCCTCTTTGGGTCCGCAGCGGGTATCCAGCACAAAACGCGCCCCCTGCTCCAGAAAGACCTTGCCCTCACGGAATCCGGTGATCCGGATCTTGGGTCCCTGCAGATCCACCAGCACACCCACCTGCCGGCCGCTGGCCCGGGCCCGGTCCCGCACCGCTTCGGCACGGCGCAGATGCTCCTCATGGGTGCCGTGCGAGAGATTCAGGCGTACCACATCCACACCGGCACCGATCAGTTGATCAAGCACCTTGGGGTCGTCGGTTGCCGGACCCAGTGTGGCCAATATTTTGGTTCTTCTTAGCATAATTTCTCCGAAGCCGGCGCCCGATCCTCACGGGTGCCGGCTTCCCGTTGGTCAGCCAGCCGCCCGCGACTCCAGCATCTCCACCGCCGGCAGTTTCTTGCCTTCCAGGAATTCCAGGAAGGCTCCACCACCGGTTGAGATATAGGAGACACGATCGGCGATGGCATATTTATCCACGGCGGCCAATGTATCGCCGCCACCTGCAATCGAAAACGCCGCCGATTCGGCAATCGCCAACCCCAGGGTCTGGGTGCCGGCGCCAAACTGATCAAATTCAAACACGCCCACCGGGCCATTCCAGACGATGGTGCCGGCCGATTTCATCATCTCGGCAAAGCGGGCCGCCGTCTCGGGACCGATATCGAAAATCATGTCATCATCCGCCACATCCTCGACCCGCTTGACGGTCGCCTCGGCGGATTCGGAAAACTCCTTGCCACAGACCACGTCGGTGGGGACCGGTATCTCGCCACCCTTGGCCTTGGCCACCTCCATCAGCCGCTTGGCCTCCGGGATCAGGTCCGCCTCGTAAAGCGATTTGCCCACGTTATAACCGGCCGCGGCAATAAAGGTGTTGGCAATACCGCCACCGGGAATCAGCTGATCGACGATCTTTGACAGTGCATCCAGCACGGTCAGCTTAGTGGAGACCTTGGAACCACCCACGATGGCCGCCATGGGGCGCGCCGGGTTATCCAACGCCCGGCCGAGGGCCTCCAGTTCGCCCGCCAATAACGGACCGGCACAGGCGGTCGGCGCATAGGTGCCGGCACCATGGGTGGATGCCTGGGCCCGGTGGGCGGTACCGAAGGCGTCCATCACATAGACGTCGCACAAGGACGCATACTGGCGTGACAGGGTCTCGTCGTTTTTCTTCTCCCCCACGTTGAAGCGCACATTCTCCAGCAACACCACGTCACCGTTATTCATGGACGGGGGGGTCTGCAGATAGTCGCTGACCAGCCGCACCTCCTTCCCCAGCGCATCGGACAGATAAGTGGCCACCGGTTGCAGCGAGAACTCTTCAGCAAACTCACCCTCGGTGGGGCGCCCCAGATGGGACATCAGCAGCACCTGGGCACCCGCCTTGACGCAGTGTTCAATGGTCGGCAGGGAGGCGCGGATACGCTTATCCGAAGCCACCTTGCCCGCCTTGATGGGTACATTCAGATCCTGACGGATCAGCACCCGTTTACCCGCAAGGTCAAGGTCGGTCATTTTGATAACGGACATGGAAAGGATCTCCTGAGAAGGTATGGTTATTACTTATAAAGGGATTAGATGAAACGGTTGTCTCAGCTAATACCTCTAGTGGTGAAACCGTCGCCCCGGTGCCGCAGCTGCGGCACCGGGGCGACGGTTGTCAGGCGGGAGGAGAGAGCGACTCCCGCCCGGCCATGCCACTATTTCTGCATGACGCGGATCATCTCCAGCACCTTGCTGGAGTAACCCCACTCGTTGTCGTACCAGGAGACAACTTTCACAAAGGTGTTATCCAGCGCAATACCGGCACCCTCGTCGAAGGTGGAGGTGCAGGACTCACCACGGAAGTCGGTGGAGACCACTTTTTCGTTGGTATAACCCAGGACACCCTTCATGTTGCCTTCCGAAGCGTCTTTCATGGCGCTGCAGATATCGGCATAGGTGGCGTCGTTTTTCAGCTCAACGGTCAGATCCACCACCGAGACATCGGAGGTCGGCACGCGGATCGACATACCGGTCAGCAGGCCGTTCAGCTCGGGAATCACTTTGCCAACCGCCTTGGCGGCACCGGTGGACGAGGGGATCATGTTTTCCAGGATACCGCGACCGCCGCGCCAATCTTTCATGGAGGGGCCGTCCACCGTCTTCTGGGTGGCGGTTGCCGCATGCACGGTGGTCATCAGGCCACGCTTGATACCGAAGCTGTCATTCAGCACCTTGGCGATCGGCGCCAGACAGTTGGTGGTACAGGAGGCGTTGGAGATGATGGTCTCACCGGCGTACTTGTCGTGGTTCACACCGTAAACGAACATCGGCGTGTCATCCTTGCTGGGGGCACTCTGAATCACCTTCTTGGCACCAGCCGCGATATGTTTTTCACAGGTCTCCTTGGTCAGGAACAGACCGGTGGACTCCACCACCACGTCGGCACCCACTTCGTTCCATTTCAGGTTAGCCGGATCACGCTCGGCAGTCAGACGGATGCGCTTGCCATTTACCACCAGGGTATTGCCATCAACCGCCACATCACCCTGGAAACGGCCATGTACCGAGTCGAACTTCAGCATATAGGCCAGGTAGTCGGGATCCAGCAGATCATTGATACCGACAATCTCGATATCGTCGAAATTCTGCACCGCGGCACGGAACACCATGCGTCCGATCCGGCCAAAACCGTTAATACCCACTTTGATAGTCATAAGACAAACCTCCAGATAATTGTAAGTTACTGCATTCTGATCCTGAGACCGGGGCCGCCCGGGGGCGCCCCGGCACCAATTCGTTTAAAGCGTCTCTTCCACTGCCTTGACGACATTTTCAACGGTAAAACCGAACTCCTTGAACAGCTGGTCTGCCGGTGCAGATTCACCGAAGCGGCTGATGCCCACCACTTTGTTGGCATACTTGTACCACCCATCCGGGATACCCGCTTCGACCACCACCCGGGCCGTCACCGCTGCGGGCAGGACACGCTCACGATAGTCCTCGCTCTGGGCCTCAAACAGATCCACCGACGGCATAGATACCACCCGGATGCGCTTGCCCTTGCCGGTCAACTCCGCCGCCGCGTCAACCGCCAGCCCCACTTCCGAACCGGTGGCGATCAGGATGGCATCCGGCGTACCTTCGCAGTCACGCAATACATAACCACCCTTGGCGATATCGGCGATCTGCTGTTCGTCCCGCTGCATAAACGGTAACCCCTGACGGGAGAAGATCAGACAGGAGGGGCCATCCGCACGTTCAATGGCGGCCTTCCAGGCCACGGCGGTCTCCACCGTATCACAGGGGCGCCATACCGACATGTTGGGGATCATGCGCAGGGTGGCGATCTGTTCAACCGGCTGATGGGTCGGTCCATCCTCACCCAGGCCAATCGAGTCATGGGTGTAAACAAACAGGGAGCGCTGTTTCATCAGCGCCGCCATACGCAGGGCGTTACGGGCATACTCGGAGAACATCAGGAAGGTGGCACCGAACGGAATCAGCCCGCCATGCAGCGCC
Proteins encoded in this region:
- the pyk gene encoding pyruvate kinase, whose product is MLRRTKILATLGPATDDPKVLDQLIGAGVDVVRLNLSHGTHEEHLRRAEAVRDRARASGRQVGVLVDLQGPKIRITGFREGKVFLEQGARFVLDTRCGPKEGNQERVGLTFPELIKDVKRGDTLVLADGAIVLWVNEVSETEIDCKVETGGELSNSKGINKQGGGLSAPALTDKDKEDIRFAASIEADYLAVSFVRSAEDVNQARALLREAGGEGGIVSKVERAEALEVIEEIVEASEAIMIARGDLGVEIGDAELPAVQKRLIRLARSRNKVAITATQMMESMIEHPIPTRAEVFDVANAVLDGTDAVMLSAETAAGHYPVQTVEAMSKICREAEKQRKVRKSHHRLNSVFGRIDEAIAMAAMYTANHLNVAAIAAWTETGYTPMWMSRISSGIPIYALTSHVGTRRKVTLFRGVYPVSFDVANGDAQDINKAIVDEMLQRGAVRNGDLLIITKGDTNGVMGGTNVMKILRVGEHTADPA
- a CDS encoding phosphoglycerate kinase, producing MSVIKMTDLDLAGKRVLIRQDLNVPIKAGKVASDKRIRASLPTIEHCVKAGAQVLLMSHLGRPTEGEFAEEFSLQPVATYLSDALGKEVRLVSDYLQTPPSMNNGDVVLLENVRFNVGEKKNDETLSRQYASLCDVYVMDAFGTAHRAQASTHGAGTYAPTACAGPLLAGELEALGRALDNPARPMAAIVGGSKVSTKLTVLDALSKIVDQLIPGGGIANTFIAAAGYNVGKSLYEADLIPEAKRLMEVAKAKGGEIPVPTDVVCGKEFSESAEATVKRVEDVADDDMIFDIGPETAARFAEMMKSAGTIVWNGPVGVFEFDQFGAGTQTLGLAIAESAAFSIAGGGDTLAAVDKYAIADRVSYISTGGGAFLEFLEGKKLPAVEMLESRAAG
- the gap gene encoding type I glyceraldehyde-3-phosphate dehydrogenase — protein: MTIKVGINGFGRIGRMVFRAAVQNFDDIEIVGINDLLDPDYLAYMLKFDSVHGRFQGDVAVDGNTLVVNGKRIRLTAERDPANLKWNEVGADVVVESTGLFLTKETCEKHIAAGAKKVIQSAPSKDDTPMFVYGVNHDKYAGETIISNASCTTNCLAPIAKVLNDSFGIKRGLMTTVHAATATQKTVDGPSMKDWRGGRGILENMIPSSTGAAKAVGKVIPELNGLLTGMSIRVPTSDVSVVDLTVELKNDATYADICSAMKDASEGNMKGVLGYTNEKVVSTDFRGESCTSTFDEGAGIALDNTFVKVVSWYDNEWGYSSKVLEMIRVMQK
- the fba gene encoding class II fructose-bisphosphate aldolase (catalyzes the reversible aldol condensation of dihydroxyacetonephosphate and glyceraldehyde 3-phosphate in the Calvin cycle, glycolysis, and/or gluconeogenesis) — protein: MPLISMRQLLDYAADHQFGMPAFNVNNMEQVHAIMQAADETDSPVIMQGSAGARAYAGETFLRHLILAALEAYPHIPIVMHQDHGTSPAVCLRSIQSGFSSVMMDGSLMTDGKTPSSYEYNVDVTRRVVEMAHAGGVSVEGELGCLGSLETGEAGEEDGIGAEGKLDMDQLLTDPEQAADFVKQTQVDALAIAIGTSHGAYKFTKKPTGEVLRIDRIKEIHQRIPNTHLVMHGSSSVPQEWLAIINNFGGDMGQTYGVPVEEIVEGIKHGVRKVNIDTDLRMASTGSIRRHLQENPSNFDPRKFLKEATQGMKEICKARYEAFGCSGHASKIRAKSLETMFGLYEKGELDPKIS